One stretch of Glycine soja cultivar W05 chromosome 7, ASM419377v2, whole genome shotgun sequence DNA includes these proteins:
- the LOC114419201 gene encoding vinorine synthase-like: MKLEVEVISKEMIKPSSPTQDHLRHYPLSFLDQVSPMVYNPMVLFYSCYGITQTQFTISEKLKKSLSDVLTHFYPLAGRVNGNSTFIDCNDEGIPYLEAKVKCKVVDVIHKPVPGELNHLVPFLLDDITNITFGVQLNVFDCGGIAIGACLSHQIADGLSFFMFLNSWAAFASRGEQAVLPNPQFISAKLFPPKNISGFDPRSGIIKENIICKMFVFDGSVVESLRARYAATSFENEKHPTRVEALSAFIWSRYVAVTGPQRTYAVVHAVNLRPKMEPPLPPDSFGNYYRISLTIPSLNTEEHLVKQARDQIKKIDKDYVRKLQYGNDHLDFLKDSSYRVLLKGELVPFNITSLCRFPLYDADFGWGEPTWVGSPALTFKNLVVFIDTKNGGGIEAYVSLKVEDMTKFEADEELLACVSKARVC, translated from the coding sequence ATGAAGTTAGAAGTGGAGGTAATCTCCAAGGAAATGATCAAACCCTCTTCTCCAACCCAGGACCATCTTCGTCACTATCCACTCTCTTTTCTCGATCAAGTCTCTCCCATGGTGTATAACCCTATGGTTCTCTTTTACTCTTGCTACGGTATCACTCAAACTCAATTCACCATTTCCGAAAAGCTGAAGAAATCTTTGTCTGATGTTTTAACCCATTTCTACCCTCTTGCCGGGCGAGTCAATGGGAACAGTACTTTCATAGACTGCAACGACGAGGGTATCCCCTACTTAGAAGCAAAAGTGAAGTGCAAAGTTGTCGACGTTATTCACAAACCAGTTCCAGGAGAACTCAACCATTTGGTTCCATTTCTACTAGATGATATCACCAATATCACATTTGGTGTTCAGCTTAATGTTTTTGATTGCGGCGGTATTGCAATCGGAGCTTGCCTTTCTCACCAGATTGCAGATGGTCTGTCATTTTTCATGTTCCTCAATTCTTGGGCAGCATTTGCTAGTAGGGGGGAACAAGCTGTGTTGCCAAACCCGCAGTTTATTTCAGCAAAGCTCTTCCCACCGAAAAATATATCTGGATTTGATCCTCGAAGTGGCATCATTAAGGAGAACATCATCTGCAAGATGTTTGTGTTTGATGGGTCTGTTGTTGAAAGTCTTAGAGCAAGATATGCAGCAACAAGCTTTGAAAACGAGAAGCACCCTACCCGAGTAGAGGCTTTATCTGCTTTCATTTGGAGTCGTTATGTGGCTGTGACTGGTCCACAGAGAACATATGCTGTGGTTCACGCAGTGAACCTTCGTCCAAAGATGGAACCACCACTGCCTCCAGATTCCTTTGGCAATTACTACCGAATCTCTTTGACGATTCCCTCGTTGAACACTGAAGAGCACCTAGTGAAACAGGCAAGGGATCAGATAAAGAAGATTGACAAGGATTATGTGAGAAAACTTCAATATGGAAACGACCATTTGGATTTCCTTAAGGATAGCTCATATAGAGTGCTTCTGAAGGGGGAACTAGTCCCATTTAATATTACTAGTTTGTGTAGGTTTCCTCTCTACGACGCTGATTTTGGATGGGGAGAACCAACATGGGTAGGTTCACCtgctttaacttttaaaaatctgGTTGTCTTTATAGACACAAAGAATGGCGGTGGCATTGAGGCTTATGTTAGCTTAAAGGTGGAGGACATGACAA
- the LOC114417863 gene encoding organic cation/carnitine transporter 7-like isoform X2 yields MTGAEGPSYTVDDALVALGFGNFQILVLAYAGVGWVSEAMEMMILSFVGPAVQTAWNLSAHEESLITSVVFAGMLIGAYSWGIVSDKHGRRKGFLITAIVTALAGFLSAFAPNYILLIALRSLVGLGLGGGPVLSSWFLEFVPAPNRGTWMVVFSAFWTLGTIFEASLAWIVMPKLGWRWLLALSSLPSSFLLLFYKVTPESPRYLCLKGRTADAINVLEKIARVNGRELPSGNLVSDHEIELHKIDNPSEDTRLLSPRTNEVEHPKGTVSNLGGISSLLVLLSPKLARPTLLLWAVFFDKLQTEKSQDVKYKSVFIASFAELPGLLLSAAAVDKLGRKLSMSTMFFMCCIFLLPLLFYLPEGLTTSFLFLARICITATFTIVYIYAPEMYPTSVRTTGVGIASSVGRIGGMICPLIAVGLVHGCHQTAAVLLFEIVALLSGICVMFFPIETMGQELRDSVQV; encoded by the exons atg ACTGGGGCTGAAGGCCCAAGCTACACAGTAGATGATGCTCTTGTGGCTTTGGGTTTTGGAAATTTCCAAATTCTCGTGCTTGCTTATGCTGGTGTAGGTTGGGTTTCAGAAGCAATGGAAATGATGATCCTCTCTTTTGTAGGCCCTGCAGTTCAAACTGCATGGAATCTTTCCGCTCATGAAGAGAGTTTGATAACCAGTGTGGTTTTTGCTGGCATGCTAATCGGTGCATACTCATGGGGCATTGTTTCAGATAAACATGGAAGGAG GAAAGGATTCCTTATCACAGCGATAGTTACTGCTTTGGCTGGTTTTCTTAGTGCATTTGCTCCtaactatatattattaattgccCTCCGTTCTCTGGTTGGTCTTGGTTTGGGAGGTGGCCCTGTATTATCATCTTGGTTTCTAGAGTTTGTTCCTGCTCCCAATAGAGGTACCTGGATGGTTGTCTTTTCAGCATTTTGGACTCTTGGTACAATTTTTGAGGCCTCACTTGCATGG ATTGTGATGCCAAAACTGGGTTGGAGATGGCTTCTTGCACTGTCGTCTCTTCCCTCATCTTTCCTTCTTCTGTTCTACAAAGTGACTCCTGAGTCACCTAGATACCTGTGCTTGAAAGGTAGAACAGCTGATGCAATTAATGTTTTGGAGAAAATAGCAAGAGTAAATGGAAGAGAACTTCCTTCCGGTAACCTTGTTTCTGACCATGAAATTGAGTTACACAAAATTGATAACCCTTCAGAGGACACACGCTTGCTCTCACCAAGAACAAATGAAGTTGAACATCCTAAAGGAACAGTCTCCAATTTAGGTGGTATTTCATCATTGTTAGTGCTTCTCTCACCAAAATTGGCAAGGCCAACCCTTCTATTATGGGCTGTGTTCTTTG ATAAATTGCAGACAGAGAAGTCCCAGGATGTTAAATACAAGAGTGTTTTTATTGCTAGTTTTGCAG AGCTACCTGGGCTCCTCTTGTCAGCTGCGGCAGTAGATAAACTCGGTCGTAAACTCTCAATGTCAACCATGTTCTTCATGTGCTGTATTTTCCTTCTCCCATTATTATTCTATCTGCCTGAAGGCCTAACAACGAGCTTTTTATTTCTAGCTCGCATATGCATCACAGCAACCTTCACAATTGTGTATATATATGCACCAGAG ATGTACCCAACATCAGTCAGAACAACTGGTGTGGGAATTGCAAGTTCGGTGGGCAGAATTGGTGGAATGATATGTCCTTTGATAGCTGTGGGTTTAGTACATGGATGTCATCAAACTGCAGCCGTCCTTCTGTTTGAGATCGTAGCTCTTCTTTCAGGAATATGTGTCATGTTCTTCCCAATTGAGACCATGGGCCAAGAACTGCGAGATAGTGTGCAAGTCTAA
- the LOC114417863 gene encoding organic cation/carnitine transporter 7-like isoform X1 codes for MTGAEGPSYTVDDALVALGFGNFQILVLAYAGVGWVSEAMEMMILSFVGPAVQTAWNLSAHEESLITSVVFAGMLIGAYSWGIVSDKHGRRKGFLITAIVTALAGFLSAFAPNYILLIALRSLVGLGLGGGPVLSSWFLEFVPAPNRGTWMVVFSAFWTLGTIFEASLAWIVMPKLGWRWLLALSSLPSSFLLLFYKVTPESPRYLCLKGRTADAINVLEKIARVNGRELPSGNLVSDHEIELHKIDNPSEDTRLLSPRTNEVEHPKGTVSNLGGISSLLVLLSPKLARPTLLLWAVFFGNAFSYYGLVLLTTELNGHSKCMPDKLQTEKSQDVKYKSVFIASFAELPGLLLSAAAVDKLGRKLSMSTMFFMCCIFLLPLLFYLPEGLTTSFLFLARICITATFTIVYIYAPEMYPTSVRTTGVGIASSVGRIGGMICPLIAVGLVHGCHQTAAVLLFEIVALLSGICVMFFPIETMGQELRDSVQV; via the exons atg ACTGGGGCTGAAGGCCCAAGCTACACAGTAGATGATGCTCTTGTGGCTTTGGGTTTTGGAAATTTCCAAATTCTCGTGCTTGCTTATGCTGGTGTAGGTTGGGTTTCAGAAGCAATGGAAATGATGATCCTCTCTTTTGTAGGCCCTGCAGTTCAAACTGCATGGAATCTTTCCGCTCATGAAGAGAGTTTGATAACCAGTGTGGTTTTTGCTGGCATGCTAATCGGTGCATACTCATGGGGCATTGTTTCAGATAAACATGGAAGGAG GAAAGGATTCCTTATCACAGCGATAGTTACTGCTTTGGCTGGTTTTCTTAGTGCATTTGCTCCtaactatatattattaattgccCTCCGTTCTCTGGTTGGTCTTGGTTTGGGAGGTGGCCCTGTATTATCATCTTGGTTTCTAGAGTTTGTTCCTGCTCCCAATAGAGGTACCTGGATGGTTGTCTTTTCAGCATTTTGGACTCTTGGTACAATTTTTGAGGCCTCACTTGCATGG ATTGTGATGCCAAAACTGGGTTGGAGATGGCTTCTTGCACTGTCGTCTCTTCCCTCATCTTTCCTTCTTCTGTTCTACAAAGTGACTCCTGAGTCACCTAGATACCTGTGCTTGAAAGGTAGAACAGCTGATGCAATTAATGTTTTGGAGAAAATAGCAAGAGTAAATGGAAGAGAACTTCCTTCCGGTAACCTTGTTTCTGACCATGAAATTGAGTTACACAAAATTGATAACCCTTCAGAGGACACACGCTTGCTCTCACCAAGAACAAATGAAGTTGAACATCCTAAAGGAACAGTCTCCAATTTAGGTGGTATTTCATCATTGTTAGTGCTTCTCTCACCAAAATTGGCAAGGCCAACCCTTCTATTATGGGCTGTGTTCTTTGGTAATGCTTTTTCGTATTATGGCCTTGTTTTGTTGACCACTGAGTTGAACGGACATAGTAAATGCATGCCAGATAAATTGCAGACAGAGAAGTCCCAGGATGTTAAATACAAGAGTGTTTTTATTGCTAGTTTTGCAG AGCTACCTGGGCTCCTCTTGTCAGCTGCGGCAGTAGATAAACTCGGTCGTAAACTCTCAATGTCAACCATGTTCTTCATGTGCTGTATTTTCCTTCTCCCATTATTATTCTATCTGCCTGAAGGCCTAACAACGAGCTTTTTATTTCTAGCTCGCATATGCATCACAGCAACCTTCACAATTGTGTATATATATGCACCAGAG ATGTACCCAACATCAGTCAGAACAACTGGTGTGGGAATTGCAAGTTCGGTGGGCAGAATTGGTGGAATGATATGTCCTTTGATAGCTGTGGGTTTAGTACATGGATGTCATCAAACTGCAGCCGTCCTTCTGTTTGAGATCGTAGCTCTTCTTTCAGGAATATGTGTCATGTTCTTCCCAATTGAGACCATGGGCCAAGAACTGCGAGATAGTGTGCAAGTCTAA
- the LOC114417863 gene encoding organic cation/carnitine transporter 7-like isoform X3, with amino-acid sequence MLIGAYSWGIVSDKHGRRKGFLITAIVTALAGFLSAFAPNYILLIALRSLVGLGLGGGPVLSSWFLEFVPAPNRGTWMVVFSAFWTLGTIFEASLAWIVMPKLGWRWLLALSSLPSSFLLLFYKVTPESPRYLCLKGRTADAINVLEKIARVNGRELPSGNLVSDHEIELHKIDNPSEDTRLLSPRTNEVEHPKGTVSNLGGISSLLVLLSPKLARPTLLLWAVFFGNAFSYYGLVLLTTELNGHSKCMPDKLQTEKSQDVKYKSVFIASFAELPGLLLSAAAVDKLGRKLSMSTMFFMCCIFLLPLLFYLPEGLTTSFLFLARICITATFTIVYIYAPEMYPTSVRTTGVGIASSVGRIGGMICPLIAVGLVHGCHQTAAVLLFEIVALLSGICVMFFPIETMGQELRDSVQV; translated from the exons ATGCTAATCGGTGCATACTCATGGGGCATTGTTTCAGATAAACATGGAAGGAG GAAAGGATTCCTTATCACAGCGATAGTTACTGCTTTGGCTGGTTTTCTTAGTGCATTTGCTCCtaactatatattattaattgccCTCCGTTCTCTGGTTGGTCTTGGTTTGGGAGGTGGCCCTGTATTATCATCTTGGTTTCTAGAGTTTGTTCCTGCTCCCAATAGAGGTACCTGGATGGTTGTCTTTTCAGCATTTTGGACTCTTGGTACAATTTTTGAGGCCTCACTTGCATGG ATTGTGATGCCAAAACTGGGTTGGAGATGGCTTCTTGCACTGTCGTCTCTTCCCTCATCTTTCCTTCTTCTGTTCTACAAAGTGACTCCTGAGTCACCTAGATACCTGTGCTTGAAAGGTAGAACAGCTGATGCAATTAATGTTTTGGAGAAAATAGCAAGAGTAAATGGAAGAGAACTTCCTTCCGGTAACCTTGTTTCTGACCATGAAATTGAGTTACACAAAATTGATAACCCTTCAGAGGACACACGCTTGCTCTCACCAAGAACAAATGAAGTTGAACATCCTAAAGGAACAGTCTCCAATTTAGGTGGTATTTCATCATTGTTAGTGCTTCTCTCACCAAAATTGGCAAGGCCAACCCTTCTATTATGGGCTGTGTTCTTTGGTAATGCTTTTTCGTATTATGGCCTTGTTTTGTTGACCACTGAGTTGAACGGACATAGTAAATGCATGCCAGATAAATTGCAGACAGAGAAGTCCCAGGATGTTAAATACAAGAGTGTTTTTATTGCTAGTTTTGCAG AGCTACCTGGGCTCCTCTTGTCAGCTGCGGCAGTAGATAAACTCGGTCGTAAACTCTCAATGTCAACCATGTTCTTCATGTGCTGTATTTTCCTTCTCCCATTATTATTCTATCTGCCTGAAGGCCTAACAACGAGCTTTTTATTTCTAGCTCGCATATGCATCACAGCAACCTTCACAATTGTGTATATATATGCACCAGAG ATGTACCCAACATCAGTCAGAACAACTGGTGTGGGAATTGCAAGTTCGGTGGGCAGAATTGGTGGAATGATATGTCCTTTGATAGCTGTGGGTTTAGTACATGGATGTCATCAAACTGCAGCCGTCCTTCTGTTTGAGATCGTAGCTCTTCTTTCAGGAATATGTGTCATGTTCTTCCCAATTGAGACCATGGGCCAAGAACTGCGAGATAGTGTGCAAGTCTAA